Proteins from a single region of Magnetococcales bacterium:
- a CDS encoding MFS transporter, translating into MMGAAPPSAQSVSRILGGYYFFYFAGLGVWIPYWPLYLKGLHLDPAAIGLLLSLPLAMKVFGPPVWGALADGGARHGVIVGTSFAALFTFVWYFFGRDFQFLLIVTTLYSFFLAGPLALVEATTMEIVTRIGSDYGRIRLWGSLGFILFSFLLGPILDRWGNTPLLWVVGGLLLANALLTLLMPRPEPQTRHAKPRRQTRLLFATPGLPWFYLAALLMQFSHAAYYGFLSIHLEQNGFSRKAIGILWALGVVAEVVVLRWSGYWVERLGPSRILTGSILVAVIRWGLFATTLWWPLLILAQLCHGFTFGSYHVAAIRRTHEAAPPGARATAQAWYIAFAYGLGGGVGLAFSGHLYDHLGAKSLFAIMAIAALAGSGASALSNRSFRHAR; encoded by the coding sequence ATGATGGGTGCAGCCCCTCCTTCCGCCCAGTCGGTCAGCCGGATCCTGGGCGGTTACTACTTTTTCTATTTTGCCGGTCTGGGGGTCTGGATTCCCTATTGGCCTCTGTATCTGAAGGGGTTGCATCTGGATCCGGCGGCCATCGGCCTTTTGCTCTCTCTGCCCCTGGCCATGAAAGTTTTTGGGCCCCCGGTCTGGGGCGCCCTTGCGGATGGCGGCGCCCGGCATGGTGTCATCGTCGGCACATCCTTCGCTGCCCTCTTCACCTTTGTCTGGTATTTTTTCGGGCGCGACTTCCAGTTTTTGTTGATCGTCACCACGTTGTACAGCTTTTTTCTGGCCGGTCCCCTGGCCCTGGTCGAGGCGACCACCATGGAGATCGTCACTCGCATCGGTAGCGACTACGGGCGCATCCGCTTGTGGGGTTCACTGGGGTTCATTCTCTTTTCTTTTCTTCTTGGCCCGATCCTCGACCGTTGGGGCAATACTCCCTTGTTGTGGGTTGTGGGCGGGCTGCTGCTGGCCAATGCCCTTTTGACCCTGCTCATGCCACGGCCAGAACCCCAGACCCGGCACGCCAAACCTCGGCGCCAGACCCGGCTATTGTTTGCCACCCCGGGATTGCCCTGGTTCTACCTGGCAGCCCTCCTCATGCAATTTTCCCATGCCGCCTACTATGGTTTTTTGTCCATTCATCTGGAGCAGAATGGCTTTTCCCGTAAGGCCATCGGCATCCTGTGGGCCTTGGGAGTCGTGGCTGAGGTGGTTGTGCTGCGCTGGTCGGGCTATTGGGTGGAGCGCCTGGGTCCGAGCAGAATTCTGACCGGATCCATCCTGGTGGCCGTCATACGTTGGGGGCTGTTTGCCACGACCCTCTGGTGGCCCCTGTTGATCCTGGCCCAGCTTTGTCACGGCTTCACCTTTGGCTCATACCATGTGGCTGCCATCCGGCGCACCCATGAGGCGGCTCCTCCTGGCGCCCGGGCCACGGCCCAGGCCTGGTATATCGCCTTTGCCTATGGTCTGGGAGGGGGGGTCGGACTCGCTTTCTCGGGACATCTGTACGATCATCTTGGCGCCAAATCCTTGTTTGCCATCATGGCCATCGCAGCCCTGGCCGGGAGCGGCGCCAGCGCCCTCTCCAACCGCTCTTTCCGCCATGCCCGGTAA
- a CDS encoding 4Fe-4S dicluster domain-containing protein, with protein MAEQTYTFRIQRNRVLEGGRMESRWQEYQVKAEPNATVLSALEDIKGHQDGSLTFRQSCRSAICGSCAMRISGRTRLACKTHVGVAARDGVVTMAPQANQPVLKDLAIDIGPFFKRVLTIRPYLEEGPETATQVGKTAYDHVNQVSQCIMCGCCYSDCTMAEVSPEYIGPAALAKAFRFVSDPREGKKSDRLRQLSEPHMMWACSRCTMCVDVCPKDVKPMEAIVKLRTRGIAKGYVDGAAQKHALAFHEDIKKSGDLNEFTLMMRTLGLVGTLKETSSALHLLKKGKIPSPFPHQAKGVDQVNKVFNLLEQNPLDVETKAPEIVPE; from the coding sequence ATGGCAGAGCAAACTTATACCTTTCGCATTCAGCGCAATCGCGTCCTCGAAGGAGGCCGCATGGAGTCCCGCTGGCAGGAGTATCAGGTCAAGGCGGAACCGAATGCCACGGTTCTGAGCGCCCTTGAGGATATCAAGGGCCACCAGGACGGCTCGTTGACCTTCCGCCAATCCTGCCGGTCGGCCATTTGCGGCTCCTGCGCCATGCGCATCAGCGGTCGTACCCGCCTGGCCTGCAAGACCCATGTCGGGGTTGCGGCCCGCGATGGCGTGGTCACCATGGCCCCGCAGGCCAATCAACCGGTTCTCAAAGATCTGGCCATCGACATCGGGCCATTCTTCAAGAGAGTCCTCACCATCCGTCCCTATCTGGAAGAGGGACCGGAGACTGCAACCCAGGTGGGCAAGACCGCCTACGATCATGTCAACCAGGTGTCGCAGTGCATCATGTGCGGCTGCTGTTACTCCGACTGCACCATGGCGGAGGTCAGCCCGGAATATATTGGCCCAGCCGCTCTGGCCAAGGCCTTCCGGTTTGTCTCCGACCCCCGCGAAGGAAAGAAGAGCGACCGGCTGCGGCAGCTCTCCGAGCCCCATATGATGTGGGCCTGCTCCCGCTGCACCATGTGCGTCGATGTCTGTCCGAAAGATGTCAAACCCATGGAGGCCATCGTCAAGTTGCGCACCCGGGGCATTGCCAAAGGGTACGTCGATGGCGCCGCCCAGAAGCACGCCCTCGCCTTTCATGAGGATATCAAAAAATCCGGTGATCTCAACGAGTTTACCTTGATGATGCGGACCCTGGGCCTGGTCGGTACCCTGAAAGAGACCAGCTCGGCCCTGCATTTACTGAAAAAAGGGAAGATCCCCTCGCCCTTCCCGCATCAGGCCAAGGGGGTGGATCAAGTGAACAAGGTCTTCAATCTCCTGGAGCAAAATCCTTTGGATGTTGAAACCAAGGCGCCGGAAATCGTGCCCGAGTAA
- a CDS encoding CoB--CoM heterodisulfide reductase iron-sulfur subunit B family protein, whose protein sequence is MSLEFAFYPGCAGKQVQKEADWSARAVCSELGIKLHDMPSATCCGAVSLREAKPAFSLAVAARILSEAEAMGRDLATICNTCLQTLSHAHYRFRTEPEILEKINGVNSQAGIRPYGGTNKVRHLLWVITDMVDQGTLKSKIKKPLNGLRVAPFYGCHSLRPVEIFADKAGEKPDHLDRLITLLGGMPVAYEGANRCCGFHVMLSDPTEMRQMVAKNCLSAKNAGADLMITPCTLCDMSMGAYQGIAEKTIGQTINLPEMNFAQLLGAALGIHESKLGIDRLHVDPKPALAARGVL, encoded by the coding sequence ATGTCTTTGGAATTTGCCTTTTATCCCGGTTGCGCCGGTAAGCAGGTGCAAAAAGAGGCCGACTGGTCGGCCCGGGCGGTCTGCTCCGAGTTGGGTATCAAACTGCATGACATGCCCAGCGCCACCTGCTGCGGCGCCGTCAGCCTGCGGGAAGCCAAACCCGCCTTCTCCCTGGCCGTGGCTGCGAGAATCCTCTCCGAAGCCGAAGCCATGGGGCGCGATCTGGCAACCATCTGCAACACCTGCCTGCAGACCCTCTCTCATGCCCACTACCGGTTCCGGACCGAACCGGAAATCCTGGAGAAGATCAATGGGGTCAACAGCCAGGCCGGCATCCGCCCCTACGGCGGCACCAACAAGGTGCGCCATCTGCTGTGGGTAATCACCGATATGGTGGATCAGGGCACGTTGAAGTCAAAAATCAAAAAGCCTCTCAACGGCCTGCGAGTGGCCCCGTTTTACGGTTGCCACTCCCTGCGACCGGTGGAGATTTTCGCCGACAAGGCTGGGGAAAAGCCCGATCATCTGGACCGGTTGATCACCCTGCTTGGTGGCATGCCTGTCGCCTACGAGGGAGCCAACCGTTGCTGCGGCTTCCATGTCATGCTGTCGGATCCCACGGAGATGCGCCAAATGGTGGCCAAAAACTGCCTGAGCGCCAAAAATGCCGGGGCCGATCTGATGATCACCCCCTGCACGCTCTGCGACATGTCCATGGGGGCCTACCAGGGCATCGCCGAGAAAACCATCGGGCAGACCATCAACCTGCCGGAAATGAACTTTGCCCAACTTTTGGGCGCTGCCCTGGGCATCCATGAGAGCAAGCTTGGCATTGACCGACTCCACGTCGATCCCAAACCGGCCCTCGCCGCACGCGGAGTCCTCTGA
- a CDS encoding FAD-binding protein — translation MKSHDLIIVGAGLSGMRAALEGVRAKIDVAIVTKIHPLRSHSCAAQGGINAAIDPKDSWESHAFDTVKGSDYIGDEDAIRIMCEEAPKVVLEMDRMGTPFSRQDTGTIAQRAFGGANFDRTCYSADRTGQVLLHTLWEQLVKSGVKVYEECQIFKVVTDKEKYAVGVVAYDIKTGDVFPIRGKAVLICTGGYGRVYVSSTNATSCTGDGMALSMRAGAALGDMEFVQFHPTGLRTSGILVTEGARGEGGILINAKGERFMSKYAPSKLELASRDVVSRAEQTEILEGRGKDGAIFLDLRHLGAQKILERLPQIRELALDLEGVDPINDPIPVRPTLHYSMGGIRTDKYGESKVKGLWSAGEAACVSVHGANRLGGNSLLDTIVFGKVTGKQVSEYVAKEKSLRDFPESAVKEVKDTIADLMSRPDKGLRPSDLLKRMATEMNLYIGVFREPKAMQKVMDQFPGFREDYKRIHLDDKSTTFNIDLLRALELRNLIDLGECITRGAIAREESRGAHSRVDFPKRDDAKWRKHTLANWDEKKGEVVLSYEPVRTLGIKEYEPKERVY, via the coding sequence ATGAAAAGCCACGACCTGATCATTGTGGGCGCGGGCTTGTCGGGCATGCGCGCCGCATTGGAGGGGGTGCGGGCGAAGATCGACGTTGCCATCGTCACCAAGATCCATCCGTTGCGGAGTCACTCCTGCGCGGCCCAAGGTGGAATCAACGCCGCTATCGATCCCAAGGACTCCTGGGAATCCCATGCCTTTGACACGGTCAAGGGATCGGACTACATCGGCGACGAAGATGCCATCCGGATCATGTGCGAGGAGGCCCCCAAGGTGGTTCTGGAGATGGACCGCATGGGCACCCCCTTTTCCCGACAGGATACCGGTACGATCGCCCAACGCGCCTTTGGTGGCGCCAATTTTGACCGTACCTGCTACTCTGCCGACCGCACTGGACAGGTGCTGTTGCACACCCTGTGGGAACAGCTCGTCAAATCCGGCGTCAAGGTCTACGAGGAGTGCCAGATTTTCAAGGTGGTCACCGACAAGGAAAAATACGCTGTCGGCGTCGTTGCCTATGATATCAAGACCGGTGATGTATTCCCCATTCGCGGCAAGGCGGTGCTGATCTGCACGGGCGGTTATGGCCGTGTCTACGTCTCCAGCACCAACGCGACGAGCTGCACCGGGGATGGCATGGCCCTCTCCATGCGGGCCGGCGCTGCCCTGGGCGACATGGAGTTTGTGCAGTTCCATCCGACAGGCCTGCGCACCTCCGGCATTCTGGTCACCGAAGGGGCGCGTGGCGAAGGGGGCATCCTGATCAATGCCAAGGGCGAACGGTTCATGAGCAAGTATGCGCCCAGCAAACTGGAGCTTGCCTCCCGCGACGTGGTTTCCCGGGCCGAGCAGACGGAGATTCTGGAAGGACGCGGCAAGGATGGGGCGATTTTCCTGGATTTGCGCCACCTGGGTGCGCAAAAAATTCTCGAACGCCTGCCGCAAATCCGCGAACTGGCCCTTGATCTGGAAGGGGTGGATCCCATCAACGATCCCATCCCCGTGCGTCCCACCCTCCACTACTCCATGGGGGGGATCCGCACCGACAAGTATGGCGAATCCAAGGTCAAAGGTCTCTGGTCCGCCGGCGAGGCCGCCTGCGTCTCGGTCCACGGCGCCAATCGCCTTGGAGGCAACTCTCTGCTCGATACCATCGTCTTCGGCAAGGTCACCGGCAAACAGGTGAGCGAGTATGTCGCCAAGGAGAAATCCCTGCGTGATTTTCCGGAGAGCGCGGTCAAGGAAGTCAAGGATACCATTGCCGACCTGATGAGCCGTCCCGACAAGGGGTTGCGTCCCTCCGATCTCCTCAAGCGCATGGCCACCGAGATGAACCTGTATATCGGTGTGTTCCGCGAGCCCAAGGCCATGCAGAAGGTGATGGATCAATTCCCCGGTTTCCGGGAGGATTACAAGCGCATCCACCTGGATGACAAATCGACCACCTTTAACATTGATCTTTTGCGCGCCCTGGAGTTGCGCAATCTCATCGATCTGGGTGAGTGTATCACGCGGGGCGCCATTGCCCGCGAGGAGTCCCGCGGCGCCCACTCCCGGGTGGACTTCCCGAAACGCGACGATGCCAAATGGCGCAAGCATACCCTGGCCAATTGGGACGAAAAGAAGGGAGAGGTGGTCCTCTCTTATGAGCCGGTTCGTACCCTGGGAATCAAGGAATACGAACCCAAGGAGCGGGTCTATTGA